A window of the Microvirga terrae genome harbors these coding sequences:
- a CDS encoding DUF1236 domain-containing protein produces MRVAYHLAFAVFSVGTIATPTTAPNATGPLATASVNPSHAIPEAVRTIAADLSARLAVGLERSPTTSVAQGTSVGDSLSETVELHPIPKHETYRYAMVDGRRVIVDATSRKIVYVIQ; encoded by the coding sequence ATGAGAGTCGCGTACCATCTGGCTTTTGCCGTCTTCTCCGTTGGGACCATTGCAACCCCCACCACGGCGCCGAATGCAACGGGCCCGCTTGCGACGGCCTCGGTCAACCCATCGCACGCCATCCCGGAGGCCGTTCGCACCATTGCGGCTGACCTGTCGGCCCGGCTGGCGGTCGGTCTGGAGCGGTCCCCGACGACCTCCGTCGCCCAAGGAACATCTGTCGGCGACAGCCTGTCCGAGACCGTCGAGCTGCACCCGATTCCGAAGCATGAAACCTATCGTTACGCGATGGTCGATGGCCGCCGCGTGATCGTCGATGCGACATCCCGCAAGATTGTCTACGTCATCCAGTGA
- a CDS encoding NAD(P)-dependent alcohol dehydrogenase codes for MEALVLERKDELHLRDIALEETLGPRDVRIALRTVGVCGSDVHYYTHGAIGPFVVREPMILGHEAAGQVVEVGSAVTELSPGDRVCMEPGIPDPTSRATRLGKYNLDPAVRFWATPPVHGVLRPTVVHPADFTFKLPGHVSYAEGAMVEPLAVGVHAATKVQVQPGDLAVVIGAGPIGMMTILAALAAGCSRVIVSDIHEPKLHMARKLGPVIPVNVRSEDLLAAVRRESDDWGADVIFECSGYPPAMADMFDLVCPGGKVALVGIPLEPFAFDVSKAQVKEVRVESIFRYAHVYPRAVAMIASGRIDVKPLITDRFAFKDSVEAFDFAKAMPPASVKVQIDMPG; via the coding sequence ATGGAAGCGCTGGTGCTGGAGCGCAAGGACGAACTCCACTTGCGCGACATTGCGCTCGAGGAAACCTTGGGACCTCGAGACGTGCGGATCGCCCTTCGAACGGTGGGCGTCTGTGGCAGTGACGTGCATTACTACACTCATGGAGCCATCGGGCCGTTCGTCGTCAGGGAGCCGATGATCCTCGGGCATGAGGCGGCAGGACAGGTCGTCGAGGTCGGATCGGCCGTGACGGAACTGAGCCCGGGCGATCGCGTCTGCATGGAGCCCGGCATTCCCGATCCGACGAGCCGCGCGACGCGTCTCGGCAAATACAATCTCGATCCGGCCGTTCGCTTCTGGGCAACACCGCCTGTGCACGGCGTGCTGCGGCCGACCGTCGTGCATCCTGCCGATTTCACGTTCAAGCTTCCCGGGCATGTCTCCTACGCCGAAGGCGCCATGGTCGAGCCTCTGGCCGTGGGGGTCCACGCCGCCACCAAGGTGCAGGTCCAACCCGGCGACTTGGCTGTCGTCATCGGAGCGGGACCGATCGGCATGATGACGATCCTGGCCGCCTTGGCTGCGGGCTGCTCCCGGGTCATCGTGAGCGACATCCACGAGCCGAAGCTGCACATGGCCCGCAAGCTCGGTCCCGTCATCCCGGTGAATGTGAGAAGCGAGGATCTGTTGGCCGCTGTCAGGCGCGAGAGCGACGACTGGGGAGCGGACGTCATCTTCGAATGCTCGGGCTACCCGCCCGCCATGGCGGACATGTTCGACCTCGTCTGTCCGGGGGGGAAAGTGGCTTTGGTTGGCATTCCGCTCGAGCCCTTCGCCTTCGATGTGAGCAAGGCGCAGGTCAAGGAGGTCCGAGTCGAGAGCATCTTCCGCTACGCCCATGTCTACCCGCGGGCGGTGGCGATGATCGCGTCAGGACGAATCGACGTGAAGCCTCTGATCACCGACCGCTTTGCCTTCAAGGACAGCGTCGAGGCGTTCGATTTCGCCAAGGCCATGCCGCCCGCTTCCGTGAAGGTGCAGATCGACATGCCGGGTTGA
- a CDS encoding mannitol dehydrogenase family protein — protein MTQSLNLASLPRLSSEVATPRYARDELRAGILHIGVGNFHRAHQAVYLDDLFNAGKDRDWALIGAGIRAGDRAMRQALEPQDWLTTVVELDPGANIARVTGAMVGFVPVNEDGRAIVAALDDPALRIVSLTVTEGGYCIDPATGAFNPNHPDIVHDAAHMDAPKGVFGVLLAALRRRRDQGLAPFTVMSCDNIPHNGQVAQDAVAGLADLVDPALAAYVREQVAFPSSMVDRITPATTDRERAILKERFGVQDNWPVFCEPFRQWVLEDNFPTGRPALEEVGVTFTPHVAAFELMKLRILNGGHATIAYPAGLLGIHFVHDAMADPLVRGFLDKLETDEIIPCVPPVPGVDLQDYYGLIARRFANPDVGDTIPRLAQDGSNRQPKFILPSTRDRLKMGSDVTGLALESALWCRYCAGTTDSGEPFTLDDPNAGRLTTAALAAKDDPTSFLDLRDIFGDVADAPQFRSRFEASLNNLWRDGVRATLQRYLNGGA, from the coding sequence ATGACCCAGTCCTTGAATCTCGCCAGTCTCCCCCGTCTGTCGTCCGAGGTCGCCACGCCTCGATACGCGCGCGACGAGCTTCGGGCGGGCATCCTGCATATCGGCGTCGGCAACTTCCACCGGGCCCATCAGGCGGTCTACCTGGACGACCTCTTCAATGCCGGGAAAGATCGCGATTGGGCTCTAATCGGCGCGGGCATTCGCGCTGGCGACAGGGCGATGCGGCAGGCGCTGGAGCCTCAGGACTGGCTCACTACGGTGGTGGAACTCGATCCCGGCGCCAACATCGCCCGCGTGACCGGCGCCATGGTGGGGTTCGTGCCCGTGAACGAGGACGGACGTGCCATCGTGGCGGCCCTGGACGATCCGGCCCTGCGCATCGTGTCCCTGACCGTCACGGAGGGCGGCTACTGCATCGATCCGGCGACGGGAGCGTTCAATCCGAACCATCCGGACATCGTCCACGACGCCGCCCACATGGATGCGCCGAAAGGGGTATTCGGTGTTCTCCTGGCTGCGCTCCGGCGCCGCCGCGACCAGGGGCTTGCGCCCTTCACGGTGATGTCGTGCGACAACATCCCCCATAACGGGCAGGTGGCACAGGATGCGGTGGCGGGCCTCGCCGATCTCGTGGACCCGGCGCTCGCCGCCTACGTGCGGGAGCAGGTAGCCTTTCCGAGCAGCATGGTCGACCGGATCACGCCCGCGACGACGGACCGGGAGCGCGCCATCCTGAAGGAGCGGTTCGGGGTTCAGGACAACTGGCCGGTCTTCTGCGAGCCGTTCCGCCAGTGGGTCCTGGAAGACAACTTCCCGACGGGTCGTCCAGCCCTGGAGGAGGTCGGCGTCACGTTCACGCCGCATGTGGCGGCCTTCGAGCTCATGAAGCTTCGGATCCTCAACGGCGGCCATGCCACGATCGCCTATCCGGCAGGACTCCTGGGGATCCATTTCGTGCACGACGCCATGGCCGACCCGCTCGTGCGCGGCTTTCTGGACAAGCTCGAGACGGACGAGATCATCCCCTGCGTGCCGCCGGTGCCCGGAGTCGATCTTCAGGACTATTACGGTCTGATCGCCCGACGCTTCGCCAATCCGGATGTCGGAGACACGATCCCGCGTCTCGCTCAGGACGGTTCCAACCGGCAGCCCAAATTCATTCTTCCCTCCACGCGCGACCGACTGAAGATGGGCAGTGACGTGACGGGACTGGCCCTCGAATCCGCCCTGTGGTGCAGGTACTGTGCCGGAACGACCGATTCAGGCGAGCCTTTCACGCTCGACGATCCCAATGCCGGCCGCCTGACCACCGCGGCTTTGGCCGCGAAGGACGATCCGACGTCGTTTCTCGATCTGCGCGACATCTTCGGCGATGTCGCGGATGCGCCGCAATTCCGCTCGCGCTTCGAAGCGTCTTTGAACAATCTGTGGCGCGACGGCGTCCGCGCCACGCTGCAGCGCTACCTGAACGGCGGCGCCTGA
- a CDS encoding ABC transporter substrate-binding protein has product MKKQMRRLCAGIAAAVGLAALANPTLAQQKNEVSITRQPGIIYLPTHIIEKQHLIEKHAARLGLPDLKTKWITFSGGGAQTDALLSGGVDMVNTGVGNLLLLWDRTKGGVKGIVASSALPLAFVTHDPKIKSLKDFGPGDKIAVPTVKVSTQAILLQMASAKEFGADQWSKLDANTVQLGHPDAVVAMTNPQHEVKNHFAAPPFQYIEMKTVPGARIILQSPDIIGGPLTQGQFFTTTKFAEANPKVIEAVRAASKEAQDFIRSDTKAAVDIYKEITGDKTSPDDLLAWLKEPGMMEWNLEPQGTMKFADHLYKIGTLKTQPKSWKDFYLPIAHDLNGS; this is encoded by the coding sequence ATGAAGAAGCAGATGAGGCGCCTGTGCGCCGGTATCGCGGCCGCCGTCGGGCTCGCCGCTCTCGCGAATCCGACCCTCGCGCAGCAGAAGAATGAGGTCTCGATCACGCGGCAGCCCGGCATCATCTACCTGCCGACCCACATCATCGAGAAGCAGCACCTCATCGAGAAGCACGCCGCCCGCCTCGGACTGCCCGACCTGAAGACCAAGTGGATCACCTTCAGCGGCGGCGGCGCGCAGACGGACGCGCTCCTGTCGGGTGGCGTCGACATGGTGAATACCGGCGTCGGCAACCTGCTCCTGCTCTGGGACCGGACCAAGGGCGGCGTGAAGGGCATCGTGGCCTCGTCGGCCCTGCCGCTCGCCTTCGTGACGCACGATCCCAAGATCAAGTCGCTGAAGGATTTCGGCCCGGGCGACAAGATCGCCGTGCCGACCGTCAAGGTCTCGACCCAGGCGATCCTGCTCCAGATGGCGAGTGCCAAGGAGTTCGGCGCCGACCAATGGTCGAAGCTCGACGCCAACACGGTGCAGCTCGGCCACCCCGACGCCGTCGTGGCCATGACCAATCCGCAGCACGAGGTGAAGAACCACTTCGCGGCGCCGCCCTTCCAGTACATCGAGATGAAGACCGTTCCCGGTGCCCGCATTATCCTGCAATCGCCCGACATCATCGGCGGGCCGCTCACGCAGGGCCAGTTCTTCACGACCACGAAGTTCGCCGAGGCCAACCCGAAGGTCATCGAGGCGGTCCGGGCCGCGTCGAAGGAGGCGCAGGACTTCATCCGCAGCGACACGAAGGCGGCGGTCGACATCTACAAGGAGATCACTGGCGACAAGACCAGCCCGGACGACCTGCTCGCATGGCTCAAGGAGCCCGGCATGATGGAATGGAACCTCGAGCCGCAGGGCACGATGAAGTTCGCCGACCACCTCTACAAGATCGGCACGCTCAAGACCCAGCCCAAATCCTGGAAGGACTTCTATCTGCCGATCGCGCACGATCTCAACGGCAGCTGA
- a CDS encoding ABC transporter permease has product MSQAQIVMRAETAAAQTHTGEVERRLSTFELAWGNGFVRKTVIIIFLGIVWEIYGRYLDNPLLFPTLSDTLSTMVDRIADGTLPARAWTSLKVLLMGYASGVTIASILTILAINTRIGTDFLETMTAMFNPLPAIALLPLALIWFGLGNGSLVFILIHSVLWAVALNTHSGFLGVSQTLRMVGRNYGLKGLSYVFKILVPAAFPSILTGLKIGWAFAWRTLIAAELVFGVSSGQGGLGWFIFENRNLLDIPSVFAGLLTVIIIGLVVENLIFRTIERKTIRKWGLQS; this is encoded by the coding sequence ATGAGCCAAGCACAGATCGTGATGCGCGCCGAGACGGCAGCAGCGCAAACGCATACGGGCGAGGTCGAGCGCAGGCTCAGCACCTTCGAGCTGGCCTGGGGAAACGGCTTCGTCCGCAAGACCGTGATCATTATCTTTCTCGGCATCGTCTGGGAGATCTACGGCCGTTACCTGGATAATCCGCTTCTCTTCCCGACCTTGAGCGACACGCTATCGACCATGGTCGACCGGATCGCCGACGGCACGCTCCCGGCGAGGGCCTGGACTTCGCTCAAAGTGCTCCTGATGGGCTACGCGTCCGGCGTCACCATCGCGTCGATCCTGACCATCCTGGCGATCAATACCCGCATCGGCACCGATTTCCTCGAAACGATGACGGCGATGTTCAACCCTCTGCCGGCCATCGCGCTGCTGCCCCTGGCCCTGATCTGGTTCGGCCTCGGCAACGGCAGCCTCGTCTTCATCCTGATCCATTCGGTTCTCTGGGCCGTGGCGCTCAACACCCATTCCGGATTCCTCGGCGTGTCGCAGACCCTGCGGATGGTGGGGCGCAACTACGGCCTGAAAGGGCTGTCCTACGTGTTCAAGATCCTGGTTCCGGCCGCCTTCCCGTCGATCCTGACGGGCCTCAAGATCGGCTGGGCCTTCGCCTGGCGCACGCTGATCGCCGCGGAGCTCGTCTTCGGCGTGTCGTCGGGCCAGGGGGGACTGGGCTGGTTCATCTTCGAGAACCGCAACCTGCTCGACATCCCGTCCGTGTTCGCGGGACTGCTGACCGTGATCATCATCGGTCTGGTGGTCGAGAACCTGATCTTCAGGACCATCGAGCGCAAGACCATCCGGAAGTGGGGCCTGCAGAGCTGA
- a CDS encoding DUF1236 domain-containing protein: MSKKILVAGIVLASLAPAAAFAQSGGAAAGAATGAVGGAIVGGPVGAAVGGVTGAIVGGIADQQQPEFRQYVTTQSVPSYSYKEEVRVGATLPESGVTYYEVPAQYKVKGYKYTVVNNTPVLVEPGSHKIVQVIR, encoded by the coding sequence ATGTCGAAGAAGATCCTTGTTGCCGGTATCGTTCTTGCCTCCCTGGCCCCTGCGGCTGCCTTCGCCCAGTCGGGCGGCGCTGCTGCCGGTGCGGCCACGGGTGCCGTCGGCGGCGCGATCGTCGGTGGTCCGGTCGGCGCTGCCGTGGGCGGCGTGACGGGCGCCATCGTGGGCGGCATCGCCGACCAGCAGCAGCCGGAATTCCGCCAGTACGTGACGACCCAGTCCGTGCCGTCCTACAGCTACAAGGAAGAGGTGCGTGTCGGCGCGACCCTGCCTGAGTCCGGCGTGACCTATTACGAGGTTCCGGCCCAGTACAAGGTGAAGGGCTACAAGTACACGGTGGTGAACAACACCCCGGTGCTGGTCGAGCCGGGCAGCCACAAGATCGTGCAGGTCATCCGCTAA
- a CDS encoding GMC family oxidoreductase — MASRQFDYIVVGGGSAGCVVASRLVAEHDARVLLVEAGRRRVSPILAMPAGYMKFLARDTYLTMHHVLPQEQLGGRAPIVPQARVLGGGSAVNAMVYIRGQTDDYDAWDRALGGAGWSYRDLLSHFIRQEGNDHLGAPYHGVSGPLKVSHLGQHCAMSRAFVQAMQEMGVPFTPDFNGAKQNGVGFMQHTIDWTTRRRCSAVDAFLRPVLSHPNLTVLTDATVTRVRLEKARAVGVDLAGAPGWESAFADAEVVLAAGTYMTPKLLMLSGIGPADELSRHGITVSVDLPGVGRNLQDHHEVPIVATTAGDFGYFGQDRGLAMLSSGLQFVLFKSGAVTTTGVEACAFIDPDGGDRPTIQLYCVPTVYLDRDVSGVEPTHGVTMNPCLLRPKARGSVRLASADPAVLPRVDPQFFGHPDDLRLSIAGLRYAREVLATSPVREMVAREIFPGPGTASDADLADHCRRTVKTNYHPVGTCRMGTDEDPHAVVTPDLSVRGIAGLRIVDASIMPTIPSGNTNAPVLAIADKAVDIITGHRGIVRDPAAAPANRISPVPDQVQPS, encoded by the coding sequence ATGGCCTCCAGGCAGTTCGATTATATTGTCGTGGGCGGCGGCAGCGCAGGCTGCGTCGTGGCGAGCCGCCTCGTGGCCGAGCACGATGCCCGCGTGCTGCTCGTTGAGGCAGGGCGTCGCCGGGTGAGCCCGATCCTGGCCATGCCGGCGGGTTACATGAAGTTTCTCGCCCGGGACACCTATCTCACGATGCACCACGTGCTCCCCCAGGAGCAGCTCGGCGGCCGCGCTCCCATCGTGCCGCAGGCGAGGGTGCTGGGCGGCGGAAGCGCCGTTAACGCCATGGTCTACATCCGGGGCCAGACCGACGATTACGACGCATGGGACAGAGCCCTGGGCGGCGCCGGGTGGAGCTACAGGGATCTCCTTTCCCATTTCATCCGCCAGGAGGGCAACGATCACCTCGGCGCGCCCTATCACGGGGTGAGCGGTCCGTTGAAGGTGTCCCATCTGGGCCAGCACTGCGCCATGAGCCGCGCCTTCGTGCAGGCGATGCAAGAGATGGGCGTTCCCTTCACGCCCGACTTCAACGGCGCCAAGCAGAACGGCGTCGGGTTCATGCAGCACACGATCGACTGGACCACGCGCCGCCGGTGCAGCGCGGTCGACGCGTTCCTGCGGCCCGTGCTGTCTCACCCGAACCTGACGGTGCTGACGGACGCCACGGTCACCCGTGTTCGGCTCGAAAAGGCGCGGGCGGTCGGCGTGGATCTCGCCGGCGCCCCCGGATGGGAGAGCGCTTTCGCCGACGCGGAGGTGGTCCTCGCGGCCGGCACCTACATGACGCCGAAGCTTCTGATGCTGTCGGGCATCGGCCCGGCCGACGAGCTCTCGCGCCATGGGATCACGGTCTCCGTCGACCTGCCCGGCGTCGGCCGGAACCTGCAGGACCATCATGAAGTCCCCATCGTGGCCACGACCGCGGGGGACTTCGGCTATTTCGGCCAGGATCGCGGCCTCGCGATGCTGAGCAGCGGGCTGCAATTCGTGCTGTTCAAGTCGGGCGCCGTGACGACCACGGGAGTCGAGGCCTGCGCCTTCATCGATCCCGACGGCGGCGACCGGCCGACGATCCAGCTCTATTGCGTTCCGACCGTCTATCTCGATCGCGACGTCTCCGGAGTCGAGCCGACCCATGGCGTGACCATGAACCCTTGTCTGCTGCGGCCGAAGGCGCGCGGTTCGGTGCGGCTTGCATCCGCGGATCCCGCGGTATTGCCGCGGGTGGATCCGCAATTCTTCGGCCACCCCGACGACCTTCGCCTGAGCATTGCGGGATTGCGCTATGCCCGGGAGGTCCTCGCGACGAGCCCCGTCCGGGAAATGGTGGCCCGCGAGATCTTTCCCGGACCGGGCACCGCGTCGGATGCGGATCTTGCCGATCACTGCCGCAGGACCGTGAAGACCAACTACCACCCGGTTGGCACATGTCGCATGGGAACAGACGAAGATCCCCATGCCGTCGTGACGCCGGATCTGTCGGTTCGCGGCATCGCTGGCTTGAGGATCGTCGACGCCTCCATCATGCCGACAATTCCTAGCGGCAACACCAATGCGCCCGTGCTCGCCATTGCCGACAAGGCCGTTGACATCATCACGGGACATCGCGGCATAGTCCGTGACCCGGCGGCCGCTCCCGCAAACCGTATCTCTCCCGTGCCCGATCAGGTCCAACCGTCATGA
- a CDS encoding response regulator transcription factor, producing the protein MSLQSAGETRLTYNDRACSSAIVFPVCTNPLLRLGLENVLSEAGFIVWHDIIDGFSSLPRIEDEASVLFIIDGSSFTDGTIDLVRRLKAHAPDARMVMLADSFDPGVVHAAWSAGVHGFCLSNQRQDVLVKSLELVMLGEIVLPATIVLPIARLGLNDAEGDAGEGLVPMSVNGHQSRKLSSREAQILTCLRDGAPNKVIARRLNLSEATVKVHVKAILKKIGACNRTQAALWAARYVRTEPKPLQSV; encoded by the coding sequence ATGTCGTTACAAAGCGCCGGCGAAACCCGCTTGACCTATAACGATCGTGCCTGCTCATCGGCGATCGTCTTTCCGGTCTGCACAAATCCGCTGCTTCGCCTCGGTCTGGAAAACGTCCTGTCGGAGGCAGGCTTCATCGTCTGGCACGACATCATCGACGGGTTTTCAAGCCTGCCCCGGATCGAGGACGAGGCGTCCGTACTCTTCATCATCGATGGAAGCAGCTTCACGGACGGCACCATCGACCTAGTGAGACGGCTGAAGGCCCATGCTCCCGATGCACGAATGGTGATGCTGGCCGATTCCTTCGATCCGGGCGTCGTGCACGCCGCGTGGAGCGCAGGAGTGCATGGCTTCTGCCTGTCAAATCAGCGGCAGGATGTGCTGGTCAAGTCGCTCGAACTGGTGATGCTGGGGGAGATCGTCCTTCCGGCCACCATCGTGCTGCCGATCGCACGGCTGGGGCTGAACGACGCCGAGGGCGATGCGGGCGAAGGTCTGGTTCCGATGAGCGTCAATGGCCATCAGAGCCGGAAGCTGTCCAGCCGGGAGGCCCAGATCCTCACCTGCCTGAGGGATGGGGCGCCCAACAAGGTCATCGCCCGCAGGCTGAACCTGTCCGAAGCCACGGTGAAGGTTCACGTCAAGGCGATCCTGAAGAAGATCGGAGCCTGCAATCGCACGCAGGCCGCGCTCTGGGCGGCGCGGTATGTCCGGACGGAGCCGAAGCCTCTGCAGTCCGTCTAG
- a CDS encoding RNA polymerase sigma factor, with the protein MPAAIGQELVALLPRLRRFALVLCRSQPLADDLVQGACERALANAGSWTPGTKFDAWMFRILRNHWIDHLRRMKAEGMTEDVSLQTQLIGDPGEGPVLNRLVLSQVQRAIDSLPQEQREVLVLVCADDLSYREAAEVLGVPIGTVMSRLARARRRLMEMTDAA; encoded by the coding sequence ATGCCGGCAGCCATAGGACAGGAACTGGTGGCGCTTCTGCCCCGGCTCAGGCGCTTTGCGCTTGTGCTTTGCCGTTCGCAACCCCTGGCGGATGATCTCGTTCAGGGGGCCTGCGAGCGCGCCCTTGCCAATGCGGGCAGCTGGACGCCGGGGACCAAGTTCGATGCGTGGATGTTCCGCATTCTCCGCAACCACTGGATCGATCACCTCAGACGGATGAAGGCCGAAGGCATGACGGAAGATGTATCCCTGCAGACGCAGCTCATCGGGGATCCGGGAGAGGGGCCTGTCCTGAACAGGCTGGTCCTGTCGCAGGTTCAGCGCGCCATCGACAGCCTGCCGCAGGAGCAAAGGGAGGTTCTCGTTTTGGTCTGCGCCGACGATCTCAGCTACCGGGAGGCTGCCGAGGTCCTGGGGGTTCCCATCGGGACGGTCATGAGCCGGCTCGCACGGGCGCGCAGGCGATTGATGGAGATGACGGACGCCGCCTAA
- a CDS encoding ABC transporter ATP-binding protein, whose amino-acid sequence MSALLDVSGVTLRYKTPSVLVTATDRVSFQVNQSDRFVLLGPSGCGKSTLLKAVGGYLSPSEGRIRIKGRDVTEPGADRMMVFQEFDQLLPWKTVLENVMFPLLAARKLPRKEAEDRARAYIEKVNLTRAVNSYPHTLSGGMKQRVAIARGMAMEPDILLMDEPFAALDALTRRTCQDELLQLWEDTKFTVMFVTHSIAEAIKIGNRILLLSPHPGRVKAEVNDVDRVSPTDGSAGQLEKHIHELLFADEVAH is encoded by the coding sequence ATGTCCGCTCTTCTCGACGTCAGTGGCGTCACGCTGCGCTACAAGACTCCCAGCGTTCTCGTAACGGCGACCGATCGGGTCAGCTTCCAGGTCAACCAGTCGGATCGCTTCGTTCTGCTCGGCCCGTCCGGATGCGGCAAGTCCACGCTCCTCAAGGCGGTCGGCGGCTACCTTAGCCCGAGCGAAGGGCGCATCCGTATCAAGGGTCGCGACGTCACCGAGCCCGGCGCCGACCGCATGATGGTGTTCCAGGAATTCGATCAGCTGCTGCCGTGGAAGACCGTTCTGGAGAACGTGATGTTTCCCCTGCTGGCCGCGCGAAAGCTGCCGCGCAAGGAGGCGGAGGACCGGGCCCGTGCCTATATTGAGAAGGTCAATCTCACGCGCGCCGTCAACTCCTACCCGCACACGCTGTCGGGCGGCATGAAGCAGCGCGTCGCGATCGCCCGCGGCATGGCCATGGAGCCGGACATCCTGCTCATGGACGAGCCCTTCGCAGCCCTCGACGCGCTCACACGGAGGACCTGCCAGGACGAGCTTCTGCAGCTCTGGGAGGACACGAAGTTCACCGTGATGTTCGTGACCCATTCCATCGCGGAAGCGATCAAGATCGGGAACCGCATCCTGCTTCTGTCGCCCCATCCCGGTCGCGTGAAGGCCGAGGTCAACGACGTGGACCGCGTCTCGCCCACGGACGGCAGCGCCGGGCAGCTCGAGAAACACATTCACGAACTTCTGTTCGCCGACGAAGTCGCACATTAG
- a CDS encoding GntR family transcriptional regulator, with the protein MPPSRTASAPRPAIPATDRLERGRQAAPQVFEQLREMIISLALAPGTVLNRVTLQQEFGLSSTPIRDALLRLQEDGLVDIFPQHATVVSPIDLRLAQQAHFLRRSLELEIVRDLALARDPRLVARLQGFLAQQQALMEAADFEAFSLADQAFHQHLYEAARMNDLWGLVRSRSGHIDRLRRLHLPTPGKAQDIVRHHRLIVQAIADGCPEDAQEHLRHHLSGTLSYVDEIRAKYPGYVRG; encoded by the coding sequence ATGCCGCCATCCCGCACCGCTTCCGCTCCACGACCCGCGATTCCCGCCACGGATCGGCTCGAACGTGGCCGGCAGGCCGCCCCCCAGGTCTTCGAGCAGCTGCGGGAGATGATCATCTCCCTGGCCCTGGCTCCCGGAACAGTCCTGAACCGGGTTACCCTGCAGCAGGAATTCGGGCTCAGCTCGACCCCGATCCGGGATGCGCTCCTGAGGCTCCAGGAGGACGGACTCGTCGACATCTTCCCGCAGCATGCGACCGTCGTCAGCCCGATCGACCTGAGGCTCGCCCAGCAGGCCCATTTCCTGCGCCGCTCCCTGGAGCTCGAGATCGTCCGCGACCTGGCGCTCGCCCGCGACCCCAGGCTCGTCGCCAGGCTTCAGGGCTTCCTGGCCCAGCAGCAGGCCCTGATGGAGGCGGCCGATTTCGAAGCCTTCTCCCTGGCCGACCAGGCCTTCCACCAGCATCTCTACGAAGCCGCCAGGATGAACGACCTGTGGGGTCTCGTGCGCAGCCGCAGCGGCCATATCGACCGCCTGCGCCGCCTCCATCTTCCCACGCCGGGCAAGGCTCAGGACATCGTGCGGCATCACAGGCTGATCGTGCAGGCGATCGCCGATGGATGCCCCGAGGACGCCCAGGAGCATCTGCGCCACCACCTCTCCGGGACCCTGTCCTACGTGGACGAGATCCGGGCGAAGTATCCCGGCTATGTCCGAGGCTAG